Proteins encoded in a region of the Luteimonas viscosa genome:
- a CDS encoding integration host factor subunit beta, with protein sequence MTKSELIEILTQRQAHLKADDVDLAVKSLLEMMAGSLAHGERIEIRGFGSFSLHFRPPRTGRNPKTGDAVALPGKHVPHFKPGKELRERVTAVIPLPAEE encoded by the coding sequence ATGACCAAATCGGAACTGATCGAGATCCTGACCCAGCGCCAGGCGCACCTGAAGGCCGACGACGTCGACCTGGCGGTGAAGTCGCTGCTGGAGATGATGGCCGGCTCGCTCGCGCACGGGGAGCGGATCGAGATCCGTGGATTCGGCAGCTTCTCGCTGCACTTCCGGCCGCCGCGGACCGGGCGCAATCCCAAGACCGGCGACGCCGTCGCGCTGCCGGGCAAGCATGTCCCCCATTTCAAGCCGGGCAAGGAATTGCGCGAGCGGGTCACCGCCGTCATTCCGCTGCCGGCCGAGGAGTAG
- a CDS encoding lipopolysaccharide assembly protein LapA domain-containing protein, with protein sequence MRLLRILAALLFVLIGIAVGALNPQPVHLDLGFAVLDASLGVMLLAALLAGALCGGIALAFAVIVPLRRQQRRDRAVEDPPRPPYHTGV encoded by the coding sequence ATGCGTTTGCTCCGGATACTCGCCGCCCTCCTGTTCGTCCTGATCGGCATCGCCGTCGGCGCGCTGAATCCTCAGCCGGTACACCTCGACCTGGGGTTCGCCGTCCTCGATGCCAGCCTCGGCGTGATGCTGCTGGCGGCATTGCTGGCGGGCGCGCTCTGCGGGGGCATCGCGCTGGCGTTTGCGGTGATCGTGCCGTTGCGGCGGCAGCAGCGGCGCGACCGCGCGGTCGAGGATCCGCCGCGACCGCCCTACCACACGGGAGTCTGA
- the lapB gene encoding lipopolysaccharide assembly protein LapB gives MAFVTEWFWFFLLLPIAALSGWVIGRRGGERHSDTQVSRLSTTYFRGLNYLLNEQPDKAIELFLHIAELDKETFETQLALGHLFRRRGEVDRAIRLHQGLAQRADLNDQQKVLALLALGEDYMKSGLLDRAEVVFTDLAKIDQRAPQALKHLIGIYEAERDWAKAIENATRFEAATGEPMGKLVAQFECELADRLRLAGDAEGAREAVARAYAADSKSVRAGILDGRLETDAGNDAAAIRAYERAARHDTDFLPEVLPALLAAYDRVGDASGARKFLAEMSEHYRGIAPVLALTRLVEAQDGVHAARAYLAQQLKDRPSVRGEATLIDLTLADNTDLAATLQDLRLITEQLLVRNPSYRCTRCGFGARSHHWQCPSCKDWGTIKPLLNYAVV, from the coding sequence ATGGCATTCGTCACCGAGTGGTTCTGGTTCTTCCTGCTGCTGCCGATCGCGGCGCTCAGCGGCTGGGTCATCGGCCGCCGCGGAGGCGAGCGCCACAGCGACACCCAGGTCAGCCGGCTGTCGACCACCTATTTCCGCGGCCTGAACTACCTGCTCAACGAACAGCCGGACAAGGCGATCGAACTGTTCCTGCACATCGCCGAGCTGGACAAGGAAACCTTCGAGACCCAGCTCGCGCTCGGCCACCTGTTCCGCCGCCGCGGCGAGGTCGACCGCGCGATCCGGCTCCACCAGGGACTGGCGCAGCGCGCCGACCTCAACGACCAGCAGAAGGTCCTGGCCCTGCTCGCGCTGGGCGAGGACTACATGAAGTCCGGGCTGCTCGACCGTGCCGAGGTGGTGTTCACCGACCTGGCCAAGATCGACCAGCGCGCGCCGCAGGCGCTCAAGCACCTGATCGGCATCTACGAGGCCGAGCGCGACTGGGCCAAGGCGATCGAGAACGCCACCCGCTTCGAGGCCGCCACCGGCGAGCCGATGGGCAAGCTGGTGGCGCAGTTCGAATGCGAGCTCGCCGACCGCCTGCGACTGGCCGGCGATGCCGAGGGCGCGCGGGAAGCGGTCGCGCGCGCCTACGCCGCCGATTCGAAGTCGGTGCGCGCGGGGATCCTCGACGGCCGCCTGGAAACCGATGCCGGCAACGATGCCGCCGCGATCCGCGCCTACGAACGCGCGGCCCGCCACGACACCGACTTCCTTCCCGAAGTGCTGCCGGCGCTGCTGGCCGCCTACGACCGCGTCGGCGATGCTTCGGGCGCGCGCAAGTTCCTCGCCGAGATGAGCGAGCACTACCGCGGCATCGCCCCTGTGCTTGCGCTCACCCGGCTGGTCGAGGCGCAGGATGGGGTCCATGCCGCGCGCGCCTACCTTGCGCAGCAGCTGAAGGATCGCCCCTCGGTGCGGGGCGAGGCCACCCTGATCGACCTCACCCTGGCCGACAACACCGATCTCGCCGCGACCCTGCAGGACCTGCGGCTCATCACAGAGCAACTGCTGGTGCGCAACCCGAGCTATCGCTGCACCCGCTGCGGATTCGGCGCGCGCAGCCATCACTGGCAGTGCCCGAGCTGCAAGGACTGGGGCACGATCAAGCCGTTGCTGAATTACGCCGTCGTCTGA
- a CDS encoding lipopolysaccharide biosynthesis protein, translating to MAPSATVAIWLLAGLSIGGATTALARAYALRRRLIDQPGERRSHAAATPRGGGVSIVVVLLLALAAGVLAAPGHVTAAVLAGTGLVLVSGIGWIDDHRPLPALPRLCVHVVAAALLAWALRTQGGGWEDAATAFVAAVVLANVWNFMDGIDGIASSQAAIVATGYALFAGQGPVFWAGLALAAAACGFLPFNFPRARIFLGDVGSGALGYALAGALALGSLHQDWGTRVLYLFPLLPFLLDASLTLLARMVRGEAWWRPHVQHAYQAWARNRGGHVLVTLAYGAAALVAVLAMFVMRSWSSTVIMATYLTFLLAGGLAWKRLRGLTAGERPSSLRDGKP from the coding sequence ATGGCGCCATCCGCGACGGTCGCGATCTGGCTGCTGGCCGGCCTGTCCATCGGCGGCGCCACCACGGCGCTGGCACGCGCCTATGCGCTGCGGCGCCGGCTGATCGACCAGCCCGGCGAGCGCCGGAGCCACGCCGCGGCCACCCCGCGTGGCGGCGGCGTGTCGATCGTCGTCGTGCTGCTGCTTGCGCTGGCGGCTGGCGTCCTGGCGGCGCCCGGGCATGTCACCGCTGCCGTCCTGGCGGGGACGGGCCTGGTACTGGTGTCGGGCATCGGCTGGATCGACGACCACCGGCCACTGCCGGCCCTTCCGCGCCTGTGCGTGCACGTGGTCGCGGCGGCGCTGCTGGCATGGGCGCTGCGCACGCAGGGTGGTGGCTGGGAGGATGCCGCCACCGCGTTCGTCGCGGCCGTCGTCCTCGCCAACGTCTGGAATTTCATGGACGGCATCGACGGCATCGCCTCCAGCCAGGCCGCCATCGTCGCGACGGGATACGCGCTGTTCGCGGGACAGGGACCGGTGTTCTGGGCGGGCCTGGCGCTCGCCGCCGCGGCCTGCGGCTTCCTTCCGTTCAATTTTCCGCGGGCCCGGATCTTTCTCGGCGACGTGGGCAGTGGCGCACTCGGCTACGCCCTGGCAGGCGCACTGGCGCTGGGTTCCCTTCATCAGGATTGGGGCACCCGCGTGCTGTACCTGTTTCCCCTGCTGCCGTTTCTTCTTGACGCGTCGTTGACGTTGCTTGCGCGCATGGTGCGGGGCGAGGCCTGGTGGCGTCCGCACGTGCAGCACGCCTATCAGGCCTGGGCGCGCAACAGGGGCGGGCACGTGCTGGTCACGCTCGCCTACGGCGCCGCCGCTTTGGTCGCGGTACTGGCGATGTTTGTAATGCGTTCATGGAGTTCCACGGTTATCATGGCAACGTACCTGACCTTTCTGCTGGCGGGGGGGCTGGCATGGAAGCGGCTTCGCGGGCTCACCGCGGGGGAAAGACCTAGCAGTCTCAGAGACGGGAAGCCCTGA
- a CDS encoding polysaccharide biosynthesis protein, whose product MVNWKDRVTTTVPRMAVVVHDLFMVWLCWSGLHHFRYAMLPLLPVPPLSSTELLLVLGAQGAVFWQVGLYRGVWRFASLPDLINILKAAMIGLLAIMLVLFVYNRLDQVPRSVLLLYPLLLTALLGMPRLLYRAWKDHSIARTDQAALRVLILGAGQAGETLVRDLRRAGAYVPVGFLDDAAKLRGSRLQGVPVLGRVEDVARIAPETAAQLLVIAMPSVDAATMRRVVAACERTGLPFRTVPRLDDMLEGRSLPGELKEVAIEDLLGRKPVTPDWKAIRGWLGGRSVLVTGAGGSIGGELCRQCARHGAGRIALVEIDELALIKAESELRRDFPQIQCIPVLGDCGDPAVMRHALGLSSPDAVFHAAAYKQVPMLEGQLREAVRNNVLATEVVARASAAAKVGTFVLISTDKAVDPVNVLGATKRLAEMVCQSLAEPEGTHFVTVRFGNVLDSAGSVVPLFREQIRNGGPVTVTDPEVTRYFMTIPEACQLIMQSVAIGSRQAIYTLDMGEPIPIRLLAEQMIRLAGKQPERDIAIVYTGLRPGEKLHETLFHADERYRPTVHPKILQAEARSVSAEKIQPALVRLREAVVAFDTEALALLLRDTLPEFRPAVVTPGRDGAGTVVAFPARQARKT is encoded by the coding sequence ATGGTCAACTGGAAGGATCGGGTCACCACCACGGTGCCGAGGATGGCGGTGGTCGTCCATGACCTGTTCATGGTCTGGTTGTGCTGGTCGGGCCTGCATCACTTCCGCTACGCGATGCTGCCGTTGCTGCCGGTGCCGCCCCTGTCTTCGACCGAGCTGCTCCTGGTGCTGGGCGCGCAGGGCGCGGTGTTCTGGCAGGTGGGCCTTTACCGCGGCGTCTGGCGGTTCGCCAGCCTGCCGGACCTGATCAACATCCTGAAGGCGGCCATGATCGGCCTGCTGGCGATCATGCTGGTGCTGTTCGTCTACAACCGGCTCGACCAGGTGCCGCGTTCGGTCCTGCTGCTGTATCCGTTGCTGCTGACCGCGCTGCTGGGCATGCCGCGGCTGCTGTACCGCGCCTGGAAGGACCACAGCATCGCCAGGACCGACCAGGCTGCGCTGCGGGTGCTGATCCTGGGGGCCGGCCAGGCGGGAGAGACCCTGGTGCGCGACCTGCGCCGGGCCGGCGCCTATGTGCCGGTCGGCTTCCTCGACGACGCGGCCAAGCTGCGCGGCAGCCGCCTGCAGGGGGTGCCGGTGCTGGGACGGGTCGAGGACGTCGCCAGGATCGCGCCCGAGACCGCGGCGCAACTGCTGGTGATCGCGATGCCTTCGGTCGACGCCGCCACCATGCGCCGGGTCGTGGCCGCCTGCGAGCGGACCGGCCTGCCGTTCCGCACGGTACCGCGCCTGGACGACATGCTCGAGGGAAGGTCGCTGCCCGGCGAACTCAAGGAAGTCGCGATCGAGGACCTGCTCGGCCGCAAGCCGGTGACGCCCGACTGGAAGGCGATCCGGGGCTGGCTCGGCGGTCGCAGCGTGCTCGTGACCGGCGCCGGCGGCTCGATCGGCGGCGAACTGTGCCGCCAGTGCGCGCGCCATGGCGCGGGCAGGATCGCGCTGGTGGAGATCGACGAGCTCGCGCTGATCAAGGCCGAGTCCGAACTGCGGCGCGACTTCCCCCAGATCCAGTGCATCCCCGTGCTCGGCGACTGCGGCGACCCGGCGGTCATGCGGCACGCGCTCGGCCTGTCCAGCCCCGACGCGGTGTTCCACGCCGCCGCCTACAAGCAGGTGCCGATGCTGGAGGGCCAGCTGCGCGAGGCGGTGCGCAACAACGTGCTCGCCACCGAGGTCGTGGCACGGGCGTCGGCCGCGGCGAAGGTCGGCACCTTCGTGCTGATCTCCACCGACAAGGCGGTCGATCCGGTCAACGTGCTGGGTGCGACCAAGCGCCTGGCGGAAATGGTCTGCCAGTCGCTCGCCGAGCCGGAAGGCACCCATTTCGTGACGGTGCGGTTCGGCAACGTGCTCGATTCGGCAGGCAGCGTGGTGCCGCTGTTCCGCGAGCAGATCCGCAATGGCGGCCCTGTGACCGTCACCGATCCGGAAGTCACGCGTTACTTCATGACCATCCCGGAGGCCTGCCAGCTGATCATGCAATCCGTCGCGATCGGCTCGCGCCAGGCGATCTACACCCTGGACATGGGCGAACCGATCCCGATCCGGCTGCTCGCCGAGCAGATGATCCGGCTCGCCGGCAAGCAGCCCGAGCGCGATATCGCGATCGTCTACACCGGCCTGCGACCCGGCGAGAAACTGCACGAAACGCTGTTCCATGCGGACGAACGCTACCGTCCCACCGTGCATCCGAAGATCCTGCAGGCCGAGGCCCGGTCGGTGTCAGCCGAGAAGATCCAGCCTGCACTGGTGCGCCTGCGCGAGGCGGTGGTCGCGTTCGACACCGAGGCGCTGGCCCTGCTGCTGCGCGACACGCTGCCCGAGTTCCGGCCGGCGGTCGTCACGCCCGGCCGCGACGGCGCCGGTACCGTGGTCGCATTCCCCGCAAGACAGGCACGCAAGACATGA
- the galU gene encoding UTP--glucose-1-phosphate uridylyltransferase GalU, giving the protein MTQRIRKAVFPVAGLGTRFLPATKTVPKEMLPIVDRPLIQYAVDEAIEAGCDTLVFVTNRYKHAVADYFDKAYELEQKLEKAGKLEQLELIRNVLPKGVQAVFVTQAEALGLGHAVLCARPVVGNEPFAVLLPDDLIWNRNGDGALKQMADHAATNGVGAIAVQDVPREQTASYGIVETGDFHDRSGAIRRIVEKPAPDDAPSTLAVVGRYVLPGEIFDHLERTGRGAGGEIQLTDAIASLIGEKQIDAYRFRGTRFDCGTHIGLVEATIRFALDHEKISDAARDSMARALQELGVIEAA; this is encoded by the coding sequence ATGACCCAACGCATTCGCAAGGCCGTGTTCCCGGTCGCCGGGCTGGGAACGCGCTTCCTTCCCGCCACCAAGACCGTCCCCAAGGAGATGCTGCCGATCGTCGACCGGCCGCTGATCCAGTACGCCGTGGACGAGGCGATCGAGGCCGGCTGCGACACGCTGGTGTTCGTGACCAACCGCTACAAGCACGCGGTGGCCGATTACTTCGACAAGGCCTACGAGCTCGAACAGAAACTGGAGAAGGCGGGCAAGCTCGAGCAGCTCGAGCTCATCCGCAACGTGCTGCCCAAGGGCGTGCAGGCGGTGTTCGTCACCCAGGCCGAGGCGCTGGGTCTCGGGCACGCGGTCCTGTGCGCCAGGCCGGTGGTCGGCAACGAGCCGTTCGCGGTGCTGTTGCCGGACGACCTGATCTGGAACCGCAATGGCGACGGCGCGCTCAAGCAGATGGCCGACCACGCCGCCACGAACGGCGTCGGCGCGATCGCGGTGCAGGACGTGCCGCGCGAACAGACCGCCAGCTACGGGATCGTCGAGACCGGCGACTTCCACGATCGCAGCGGTGCGATCCGGCGGATCGTGGAGAAGCCGGCGCCCGACGACGCACCGAGCACACTGGCCGTGGTCGGACGCTACGTCCTGCCGGGCGAGATCTTCGACCACCTGGAGCGGACCGGTCGTGGTGCCGGTGGCGAGATCCAGCTGACCGACGCGATCGCCAGCCTGATCGGCGAGAAGCAGATCGATGCCTACCGCTTCCGCGGCACCCGCTTCGACTGCGGTACGCACATTGGCCTGGTCGAGGCCACGATCCGTTTCGCGCTCGACCACGAGAAGATCAGCGATGCCGCGCGCGACAGCATGGCGCGGGCCCTGCAGGAACTGGGCGTCATCGAGGCCGCCTGA
- a CDS encoding acetyl-CoA C-acyltransferase, with translation MKQIQDAYIVAATRTPVGKAPKGVFRNTRPDDMLAHVLRSVVAQAPGIDVNRIDDAIIGCAMPEGEQGMNVARIGVLLAGLPDTVAAQTINRFCSSGLQAVALAADQIRLGNTDLMLAGGTESMSMVPMMGNKVALSPSVFKDDHVAIAYGMGITAEKVAEEWKVSREDQDAFALASHRKALAAQAAGEFSDEITPYEVVSHQPDLAGNTIRLRKLLVEQDEGPRADTSAEGLAKLRTVFRNGQFGGSVTAGNSSQMSDGAGAVLLASEQAIKDYGLTPLARFVSFSVAGVRPEVMGIGPIAAIPKALKQAGLSKDQLDWIELNEAFAAQALAVIRDSELDPSKVNPLGGAIALGHPLGATGAVRTATIVHGLRRRQQKYGMVTMCIGTGMGAAGIFEAL, from the coding sequence ATGAAACAGATCCAGGACGCCTACATCGTCGCCGCCACCCGTACCCCGGTCGGCAAGGCGCCCAAGGGCGTGTTCCGCAACACCCGCCCCGACGACATGCTCGCGCACGTGTTGCGCAGCGTGGTCGCGCAGGCGCCGGGCATCGACGTCAACCGCATCGACGACGCGATCATCGGCTGCGCCATGCCGGAGGGCGAGCAGGGCATGAACGTGGCGCGCATCGGCGTGCTGCTCGCCGGCCTGCCCGACACCGTGGCAGCGCAGACCATCAACCGGTTCTGTTCGTCCGGCCTGCAGGCGGTGGCGCTGGCGGCCGACCAGATCCGGCTGGGCAACACCGACCTGATGCTGGCCGGCGGCACCGAGTCGATGTCGATGGTGCCGATGATGGGCAACAAGGTCGCGCTCTCGCCCTCGGTATTCAAGGACGACCATGTCGCCATCGCCTATGGCATGGGCATCACCGCCGAGAAGGTCGCAGAGGAGTGGAAGGTCTCGCGCGAGGACCAGGACGCGTTCGCCCTCGCCTCGCACCGGAAGGCGCTGGCGGCGCAGGCGGCCGGCGAATTCAGCGATGAGATCACGCCGTACGAGGTGGTCTCGCACCAGCCCGACCTGGCCGGCAACACGATCCGGCTGCGCAAGCTGCTGGTAGAACAGGACGAAGGGCCGCGCGCGGATACCTCGGCCGAAGGCCTGGCCAAGCTGCGCACGGTGTTCCGCAACGGCCAGTTCGGTGGTTCGGTCACCGCCGGCAACTCCTCGCAGATGAGCGACGGCGCTGGCGCCGTGCTGCTGGCCTCGGAGCAGGCGATCAAGGACTACGGGCTTACGCCGCTGGCCCGCTTCGTCAGCTTCTCGGTCGCGGGCGTGCGTCCCGAGGTCATGGGCATCGGCCCGATCGCGGCGATCCCCAAGGCGCTGAAGCAGGCGGGCCTGTCGAAGGACCAGTTGGACTGGATCGAACTCAACGAGGCCTTCGCCGCGCAGGCACTGGCCGTGATCCGGGACTCGGAACTCGATCCGTCGAAGGTCAATCCGCTCGGCGGCGCGATCGCGCTGGGCCATCCGCTCGGCGCCACCGGCGCGGTGCGTACCGCCACCATCGTCCACGGCCTGCGCCGCCGCCAGCAGAAGTACGGCATGGTCACCATGTGCATCGGCACCGGCATGGGCGCGGCGGGAATCTTCGAGGCGCTGTAG
- a CDS encoding 3-hydroxyacyl-CoA dehydrogenase/enoyl-CoA hydratase family protein produces MSEKLLVRRAAVLGAGVMGAQIAAHLTNAGVDTVLFDLPAKEGDPNGVVNKALAGLLKLSPAPLAARSLAGAIVPANYDTGLDLLRDCDLIIEAIAERMDWKQDLYRRIAPFVPAHAVLASNTSGLGINALADVLPEELRHRFCGVHFFNPPRYMHLAELIPARTTDPAVLEGLETFLTTTLGKGVVYARDTPNFIGNRIGVFSILATAHHTAGFGLGFDEADALTGPLIGRPKSATYRTSDVVGLDTMAHVIKTMADTLPDDPWHEYFRSPKWLEALVAKGALGQKTGAGVFRKAGKDILVLDVEKQNYRPADRKAADEVVEILKTKNPAEKFAKLRESQHPQARFLWAVFRDLFHYSAYHLADIAETARDVDLAIRWGYGWSLGPFETWQAAGWKQVAQWIADDIVAGEAMSSAPLPDWVFDGREGVHAGEGSYSPKQDAKLPRSSLAVYKRQRFPDPLLGESFPQGETVFENDGVRLWTDGDDIGVVSFKTKMHTVSDQVLDGLQEAVGIAERKFAGLVIWQPKEPFSAGADLAGALGLLQAGKVDAFEAMVANFQATSQRIKYSLVPVVAAVRGLALGGGCEFQMHSARTVAHLESYIGLVEAGVGLLPAGGGLKEIAVRASEAAGPGGDVFAELKKTFETVAMAKVSTSAVEAKELGLLRAGDRIAFNAYELLHIARAEARGLAETGYRPPLPARNIRVAGDVGIATFRMLLVNMLEGRFISAYDDEIATRIATVLCGGEVDRGALVDEDWLIRLERKHFVELAQQEKTQARIGHMLKTGKPLRN; encoded by the coding sequence ATGTCTGAGAAACTGCTTGTACGGCGTGCCGCGGTGCTTGGCGCCGGCGTGATGGGGGCGCAGATCGCCGCGCACCTGACCAACGCCGGGGTCGATACGGTCCTGTTCGACCTGCCCGCAAAGGAGGGCGATCCGAACGGCGTGGTCAACAAGGCGCTCGCTGGCCTGTTGAAACTCAGCCCGGCCCCGCTCGCCGCCAGGTCGCTGGCCGGGGCGATCGTGCCGGCCAATTACGACACCGGGCTGGACCTGCTCCGCGATTGCGACCTGATCATCGAGGCGATCGCCGAGCGGATGGACTGGAAGCAGGACCTGTACCGCAGGATCGCCCCGTTCGTCCCCGCCCATGCGGTCCTTGCCAGCAACACTTCTGGATTGGGAATCAATGCCTTGGCGGATGTTCTTCCCGAAGAACTTCGTCACCGGTTCTGCGGTGTGCACTTCTTCAATCCGCCCCGCTACATGCACCTGGCCGAACTGATCCCGGCCAGGACCACCGATCCGGCCGTGCTCGAAGGCCTGGAAACCTTCCTCACCACCACCCTGGGCAAGGGGGTGGTCTACGCCAGGGACACGCCGAACTTCATCGGCAACCGCATCGGCGTGTTCTCGATCCTCGCCACCGCGCACCACACCGCCGGGTTCGGGCTGGGCTTCGACGAGGCCGATGCCCTGACCGGTCCGCTGATCGGCCGGCCGAAGTCGGCGACCTATCGCACCTCGGACGTGGTCGGTCTCGACACCATGGCCCATGTCATCAAGACCATGGCCGATACCCTGCCGGACGATCCGTGGCACGAGTACTTCCGCTCGCCGAAATGGCTCGAGGCGCTGGTGGCCAAGGGCGCGCTGGGGCAGAAGACGGGTGCGGGGGTCTTCCGCAAGGCCGGCAAGGACATCCTGGTGCTCGATGTCGAGAAGCAGAACTACCGCCCGGCCGACCGCAAGGCCGCCGACGAGGTCGTCGAGATCCTCAAGACGAAGAACCCCGCCGAGAAGTTCGCGAAGCTGCGCGAGAGCCAGCACCCGCAGGCACGGTTCCTGTGGGCGGTGTTCCGCGACCTGTTCCACTACAGCGCCTACCACCTGGCCGACATCGCCGAGACCGCGCGCGACGTCGACCTGGCCATCCGCTGGGGCTACGGCTGGTCGCTGGGCCCGTTCGAGACCTGGCAGGCGGCGGGCTGGAAGCAGGTGGCGCAGTGGATCGCCGACGACATCGTCGCCGGCGAGGCCATGAGCAGCGCTCCCCTGCCCGACTGGGTGTTCGACGGGCGCGAGGGCGTCCACGCCGGCGAAGGCAGCTACAGCCCGAAGCAGGACGCCAAGCTGCCGCGCTCGTCGCTGGCCGTGTACAAGCGCCAGCGCTTCCCCGATCCGCTGCTGGGCGAGTCGTTCCCGCAGGGCGAGACCGTGTTCGAGAACGACGGCGTGCGCCTGTGGACGGACGGCGACGACATCGGCGTGGTGTCTTTCAAGACCAAGATGCACACCGTCTCCGACCAGGTGCTCGACGGCCTGCAGGAAGCGGTCGGCATCGCCGAGAGGAAGTTCGCCGGACTGGTGATCTGGCAGCCGAAGGAGCCGTTCTCCGCAGGCGCCGACCTCGCCGGCGCGCTGGGCCTGCTGCAGGCCGGCAAGGTCGACGCCTTCGAGGCGATGGTGGCCAACTTCCAGGCCACGAGCCAACGCATCAAGTACTCGCTGGTGCCGGTGGTGGCCGCGGTCCGGGGCCTGGCCCTGGGCGGCGGCTGCGAGTTCCAGATGCACTCGGCGCGCACCGTGGCGCACCTGGAAAGCTACATCGGCCTGGTCGAGGCCGGCGTCGGCCTGCTACCGGCCGGCGGCGGGCTCAAGGAGATCGCGGTGCGGGCATCCGAGGCCGCGGGCCCGGGCGGTGACGTGTTCGCCGAACTGAAGAAGACGTTCGAGACGGTGGCGATGGCCAAGGTCTCCACGTCCGCGGTGGAGGCGAAGGAACTCGGGCTGCTGCGCGCGGGCGACAGGATCGCCTTCAACGCCTACGAGCTGCTGCACATCGCCAGGGCCGAAGCGCGCGGCCTGGCCGAGACGGGCTACCGCCCGCCCCTGCCCGCCCGCAACATCCGCGTCGCCGGCGACGTGGGCATCGCCACCTTCCGCATGCTGCTGGTGAACATGCTCGAAGGCCGGTTCATCAGCGCCTACGACGACGAGATCGCGACCCGCATCGCCACCGTGCTGTGCGGCGGCGAGGTCGACCGCGGTGCGCTGGTGGACGAGGACTGGCTGATCCGGCTGGAGCGCAAGCACTTCGTCGAGCTCGCGCAGCAGGAAAAGACCCAGGCGCGGATCGGCCACATGCTCAAGACCGGCAAGCCTTTGCGCAACTGA
- a CDS encoding TetR/AcrR family transcriptional regulator — protein sequence MAVTAQQFSTKDRILGAAEELFALHGFSGTSLRQVTTRAAVNIAAVNYHFGSKENLVNEVFRRRMDVMSGQRLERLRVALAERPGELEPILAAFVEPALDLAQDRHGGAFIRVIARAYAEKNDSLRKFLSDQYGHVQRDFARAIAGCLPAMGKEQLYWRLDFLGGALTYAMADFGLIKRPQGASEAAHRERAARELIRFAAAGFKA from the coding sequence ATGGCGGTGACCGCACAGCAGTTCTCGACCAAGGACCGGATCCTCGGTGCGGCCGAGGAGCTGTTCGCCCTGCACGGGTTCTCCGGGACGTCGCTGCGGCAGGTCACCACCCGCGCCGCCGTCAACATCGCCGCGGTCAACTACCACTTCGGCAGCAAGGAAAACCTGGTCAACGAGGTCTTCCGGCGGCGCATGGACGTGATGAGCGGGCAGCGCCTGGAACGGTTGCGCGTGGCCCTGGCCGAGCGCCCGGGAGAGCTGGAGCCGATCCTCGCCGCCTTCGTCGAGCCGGCGCTGGACCTGGCCCAGGATCGCCACGGCGGCGCCTTCATCCGCGTGATCGCGCGTGCCTACGCCGAGAAGAACGACAGTCTGCGCAAGTTCCTGTCGGACCAGTACGGCCATGTGCAGCGCGATTTCGCACGCGCGATCGCCGGCTGCCTGCCCGCCATGGGCAAGGAGCAACTGTACTGGCGGCTCGACTTCCTCGGCGGCGCGCTGACCTATGCCATGGCCGATTTCGGCCTGATCAAGCGGCCCCAGGGTGCCAGCGAGGCCGCGCATCGGGAACGGGCCGCGCGCGAACTGATCCGCTTTGCCGCGGCCGGATTCAAGGCTTGA
- the ndk gene encoding nucleoside-diphosphate kinase, whose protein sequence is MALERTLSIIKPDAVAKNVIGEIYSRFEKGGLKVVASKMKHLSRKEAEGFYAVHSERPFFNALVEFMISGPVMIQVLEGEGAVLKNRELMGATNPKEAAAGTIRADFADSIDANAVHGSDSAENAAIEIAYFFASTEVFPR, encoded by the coding sequence ATGGCGCTGGAGCGCACCCTTTCCATCATCAAGCCCGACGCGGTCGCGAAGAACGTGATCGGCGAGATCTATTCCCGTTTCGAGAAGGGCGGCCTGAAGGTCGTCGCCTCGAAGATGAAGCACCTCTCGCGCAAGGAGGCCGAAGGCTTCTACGCGGTGCATAGCGAACGCCCGTTCTTCAACGCGCTGGTCGAGTTCATGATCAGCGGCCCGGTGATGATCCAGGTGCTCGAGGGCGAGGGCGCGGTGCTGAAGAACCGCGAGCTGATGGGCGCGACCAATCCCAAGGAAGCGGCGGCCGGCACGATCCGCGCGGACTTCGCCGACAGCATCGATGCCAACGCGGTGCACGGGTCCGATTCGGCGGAGAACGCCGCGATCGAAATCGCGTACTTCTTCGCCAGCACCGAAGTGTTTCCCCGTTGA